The genomic stretch CTACAATGAAGAATCGTACCTGAATGAAGTCATAAAgaggtatatatataaagtgacaaaattaattaatttcttttacatatataattaactGATCTAACCATATAGATTATGGGCCAACAAGATATTGGGTCAGGTCGGGCCGGTCCAATCCAaagatatatatacatgtagccCATATGGCCATGGCTAGTCacataaaccgccggttccggttcatgaaccggcgggcccgaaccggcggttaaccgtcgggccggttcggtttgtgcatgtctacCAGCAGGTCTGAaaagatgctcatcatgcatcgttgaaaagtgtctggcgcattgcacagtacaaacggcatcctcctctATGCGTACGTCCCAAAGGGGCACGTAAATGTAGTCCTCTCTTGATCTTCcgggtccacgtaaatttggaagtatccgCCGTAACCGTCCAAAAAACAGAATAACTGCTTACCTGCTAGCCTCtcaagcatctggtcaatgaagggtaacggGAAGTGCTCTTTTTGGGTAGCCTCATTCAACTTCctgtagtcaatacacatcctccaactTGTTACAAGCCTTGTAGGCACaagctcattcttttcattcttCACCACTTGTATCCCTGATTTGTTCGACACCATGTGGATTGGGTTCACCCACTCGCAATCTGGGATAGAATAGATGATTCCCAGGGACAGTAATTTCAACACCTCTTTCAAGACCACTTCTCTTATATTCGGATTTAACTTCCTCTGTAAATCCCTGTGGGCTTTCGcaccttcctccagcctaatgtgatgcatgcaaagatcaggacGGATCACTTCCAATAGTCTTCCTTCCTGCTCTTAGGTCAAGTTGCTGTTCAAAATTACTGAGAACGTCTCGTTCTCCTCCAGATATGCATACTTGAGGCCAGGTGGGAGGgtcttcaattctttcttgggtgtacttgtttcctggggcaagggattctTTTCTATCGCTTCTATCATCAATCCTTCGGACCTCGGAGCATTTTCCACACTAGCTACTTGGGCTGATTCCCTTGACCTGGGATAATCCAGACTCTTACAAAACTTTACAATCACTTCGGCCAGTTCCTCATCTGTTAACTCAAGAGTGTGCATGGCTTCACACCAACCTgctacctctctgtcaatagagtgacttaactCCGAATTGTCCATCTGTTCCggcattaattcagtctcaagatattcctggaccagggggttaatgttactttttcctctcttatactttactctctccactttaactcaatacatatcaatttttttaattcccgTGTctaaaagaaatccatcacttgtagtgggacTGAGAGAGtagaaaataaacaaagataaataaaataatagataaATACTCCTCCTATGACTAAGAGGCCATCCTCTAAAAAGGCCACAACATAAGTAGTTGAACTAAACTTCATTTCTGAACACCGCAAAAGTACAGAGCAAAGCCTTATCTATAACACCTAGATAAAAGACTCCAACTTCAATAAAACTAAAAGCtaaatactactatttaacTCTAGGATATAAGCTTATCTCTAACAAACTAATAGTAACAATTACATAAGTAATGCTATCTCCGCTAgctcgggttttaagaaatgtaaagaaaagtgattgGATAAAATTACTAGAatgtgggtcatacttttatatattagttttataattaaatatgagttGAATGTGGAGTCCATTTACCAAATTTAGTTAAAGATAAATGAGACGTGTATTTGTGGACTGACCGAAAAAGAAATATGAGACAAGTAATTGTGGACagaaggagtacttgatttccTTCTTTTGCATGAATTAGATTCATTGTCAGGGGTTTTGAAGGCTGGATGTAGAAGGTCTTAATCTTATTATTGTCATTGTCTTAAATTAAGAATCTTATTATTGTCTCAATCTTATTATTATCACTGAATCTTGTACTCCCTCCCTCCCATTAAAATAGAGACATTTGGAatggcacggattttaatgcataattggtaaagtatgagagagatagaaaggaAAAGTTATTGGAGTATGTTAGTGAAGAATGGGATCCACCtcataagagagagagaagttaccaaaaatagaagtggataggacggaccaaaatggaaagagtgtctatttttatgggatggatggagtatttgaGTTATTCAACAAATTTTTCATAATCATAACATGATATCAGTCCAGCAGATCCAGTTTATGACCTGTGCCATTGCTCTCTGTATTAGTGGTAGGTATTGAAAGTTTAGCATTTTCAAACAATGTGCCTACTGATTACTTTGTTTGGCAGAATGCTACCAAGTGTCTTATCAGAGTTTTCCAGCAGATTGGCCCAGATTCAACTGCATTGTATGTTCTGCCAAAACTAAAGGAGTTATTCGACGAGTTTGCTTTTTCTCAGAAGAACACATATTCTGTTAATTTGACTGGGAACATGTCAGGGTCTAAAGTGAAAGTGGGTGAGGAAGATTGCATTGAAAACCGAATGGACTTGGTGTGAGTCTCTGTCTCCTTCTAATAAATTGTTGATTAAAGATGCCGATGCGTAAGCTTAGATACAAGTATAAGAAAGTGACTCTCGGCAGGTTACTTTTATATCCTCAATTTGCTTCTCTACTTGGAATAGAGAGACTCCGCCAGTGCTGTGCTACATGGTTGCTCATTGAGCAGTTCCTTTTACGACATCATAATTGGagggtatgatatttttttcttactaCTTTTGTTCGTATACTATAATATAATCTAAATTTTTTAGCCATTGCCCGAAAATACTGTGTGCCCAAGCTGAAGAGGGAATTTTAACTTATAGTAATCTATTTGTTCAAAGTAGAGCAACTAACCACTAAACCAGTATGGTAATTCTTCAACAAACAGTGCCAGATTTTGAATAACTAATGCTACTAAATCAACTTCAGTTATTTGTACTTAGACCTTTGTATTTCAGTGGGAATGTGCAGGGGATTCCTATCGAAGTGTTCCAGATATCCCAAGTGGTAGAAGACTCTCTCAGAAGGGCTCAGCATCTGAAAATACATCTGCTAAACTCTTACTCAATGGGGTTGGATGGTCAAGACCACAATCACATGGTAAAAAGAGTACCAAAACCATCACACCGAGTAAAAGTATGTATGAGTTGTACCAGAATCCGGCTGAGACGATTGGAACAACTTCAAGTTTAGGAGTGCAGGAACCTTGGTATTGGTTTCCTAGTCCTGCATCTAATTGGAATGGGCTTGATTTTGCAACTCGTGCTGGAGGTCTGAAGGTTGAACTTCCATGGAAAATCAGAGCATCTATCGTACAATCTGTTCGTGCACATCATGGAGCTCTGAGATCTTTTGTTGTTTGTCAGAATGAGTATAATGTTTTCACAGTAGGAGTTGGGCCAGGATTCAAGGGAAATATTCAGAAGTGGGATTTGTCAAGGGTGGACTGCATGTCAAGCTATAATGGTCATGATGAGGTTTGTGTCAGTGATACCGATATGCATCTTAATAGTTTATTAGTTTTTCAGCTGTCATTAGTTTGTTAAAGATAAGTTTATCTCTTAGAGCTTTATTTGGATTAGGAGTCTTTGTTTGATTAGGAGTCTAGTATATATCTTTATAGTTTTATTGAAGTTGAACTCTTTTATAGAGTCTCTACAATATGGCTTTGCTCAGAATTAAAGTTTGGTTCAACTATTTTTGCTGTGGCTTTTTCGGAGGATGGTCTCTTAGTCACAGGAGGAGTATTTAACCTTTACTATATTGATCTTATTTTTTTCGTTCCATGTCTTCTTCCTTGTTATCGTGTCACTTGTACAACATGCTTCGTATGATGAGATATTAGTGAATGCTTATGGTAAGCCCACCAATCACTCTGTGTCAAATGGTGTGGTGAACATACCTTGCGGGAGGGAGTATGTAGTATGTACCTTGCATGAGGTAGAACATTGACGGATCAGAGAAGGCGATTGAGGATCTGTACGCAGACGTGCGGGGAGACATCCAGATGGTGCTCACTATATGCAAGCGCATGCAGTGGCACCTTGCCACATGGTCTAACCATCCGCCCCACCATTGCTTGCGAAAGTAGCCCCTGCCCATGTCTTTTCCTATAGAGATTTCAACTTACAATGCAAAAAGTGAACTAGCCACTCTGTTGCAGTCATGCcctccgccaccgccaccacTACCACCTCAGCGCAGGAAATTCCATTACTTGTGGTTCAATCTCCTGACATTGCGCTAGCACCCCTGCAGTCCAACCCTCctcaaccaccaccaccacaattTGGGACAACACCTTAGATCTTGTCGCCACAGCCTGCCGCAATCGTGGTTAGTTTTGGTGCAATTGTGCCTCACTGTGCCACAACCACTACCCCAACCATAGACATTGTCGCTACCTCCATTCTATCCATTGTCTTCCATCCAACTGCCCACGCCCAAGGGGCTTTGGCTCATTGTGCAGTTTTTGTTCCTTGCTCTTTTGAAGTTTCTTTGGATATAAACATTGATTCATGCTACCAAGCATGAGCCTCTTCGGTCAGTTTTCACTGCAGCCTTGAGGCAAGGCTGTTTCGACAACAGGAGTAATGATACTGATATGAATCTTACTAATTTATGAGTTATTTAGATGCCATTAATTTTTATGCTAAGTTTATCACttagacattttttttgttttcgcGTCTTTGTTTGACAAGGAGCCTAGTATTTATCTTTTAGAGTTTTATTCAAGTTGCAATCTTTTATAGTCTTACAAGGCTTTGTTCCCTAGTTTTGCATTATTCAGAAATAAGGTTTGGTTCAGCTATTTTTTTGTGGCCTTTTCGAGGAGTATAtatcttttattatattatttgtttatatttcgtTCAACCTCTTCTTCGTTGTTATCATATCAATTTTGCGATGtgctattagaaatgggccactcaccccttaaaaggccttataagggagagggttatccatacttatatacaggagctaggatcgttaccaagtcgataaGGGACAAGATATTAGGAATTTTAACAGTTACTTTTTTGTGTTATAACTTGATATCTAGACAACAACTAAGAGGTCAACCATTATGCAACATGAATGCAGCATTAACTTCTTCAATCTGTGTATTCACAAGTTTCCCTTTCTACTTTCTTTTCCTTATTCAAGCCTTTAAAATAAATAACCTGAAATCTGTAGTGTAAATTATTTTGAAGTAAACACAACCAATCCCTAAACCCTGAACTATTGAAAATTCGCATCCTTTCCACAGTAACCGGTTTATAAAAGACAATTGAACTACATGCTCCCAGATTCCATCTAGTTCCAATTTTCTCTGCCTGGATGAGATATGGTGTGTGCATTTTCTGTTTATCCTGCTTCCTTTTTCCAGATGATTTTGTTGTCAAATTATGTGTAAAATTGCCATATGTCTATTTTGGATTGCATTGTCGTTTACCTGTAGAGTTAATATTAACTATTCTTGGTAGGATATGTTCTTTGTTGTGAATTTTGCTTAAGATTCTACACATTATTTAATGCATAATGGTTGGAATGATGGTTGATATTTGCATGGACTGTTACAGAGTTGCTTCATCTAATAAACTCCTTTAGCTTTGGTGACCCATGTGAATCCTAAAAAGACACTTGCTAGCTGGAAATTCTTATGCCTCTGTTACTGCCTGATTCCTTTGACAGGTTGTAAATGACATTTTTGATTTGGCATCCTCTGGACGTGTAGCTTCTTGTGATGGAATAGTGCATATATGGAATGGACAGACTGGAAGACTGATTTCCATGTTCTCTGAACGGTCTTTGGCATCCTCGACACAATTGGCAGAAAGATATGAAGATAACATGCTTCATTTTAATCCATTACCAATGCTAAGTAGTGCTTTTCACGGGAATTCTTACACTACTATGGACTTTCTGGGGTTCTGTGATAGACTTATTGTGGGTACTGGAAATGGATCTCTAAGGTACTTGAATAATTTGACCACAAATTCACGTTGTATCCACCACATTCTTATCTAATTGACTATTTTGGGCACAGATTCATTGATGTCAATCAAGGTCAGAAACTTCATCTATGGAGGAGTGAATCTGTTGATTCTGGTTTCCCTCCCCTTATATCATCCATTTGCTCGTCTAGCTCTAATAGAATGTCTCCCGAGGAAAGTATGGCATTTTCGTCGTGGATTGCGGCTGCGTCCAGCACTGGGCAATGTAGGTTGTTTGACTTGAGAAGTGGAAAGATTATTTCTTCATGGCAGGCTCATGATGGATATGTGACAGAGGTATGGACTGGTATGAGTATCCAAATGCTTAAAAGATAATAGTGTTTTGACATGAGATTTTGAATTGTTGCAGTTGGCTGCAACTGCAGATTATCAGCTTGTTTCTAGTTCTCGAATATGGGATTTGTGAAGGTAATCCTTGAGCTTAAGTAATTGTGTTGCTTACAGTAAGATGTTTTTTGCTTAGGGGTATAGCTAATGTATGTTGATAGGAATTGGAGCGCGGAACAGAGAGtaaaact from Salvia splendens isolate huo1 chromosome 15, SspV2, whole genome shotgun sequence encodes the following:
- the LOC121767013 gene encoding protein GFS12-like produces the protein MREIERKSYWMVGIESLAFSNNVPTDYFVWQNATKCLIRVFQQIGPDSTALYVLPKLKELFDEFAFSQKNTYSVNLTGNMSGSKVKVGEEDCIENRMDLVLLLYPQFASLLGIERLRQCCATWLLIEQFLLRHHNWRWECAGDSYRSVPDIPSGRRLSQKGSASENTSAKLLLNGVGWSRPQSHGKKSTKTITPSKSMYELYQNPAETIGTTSSLGVQEPWYWFPSPASNWNGLDFATRAGGLKVELPWKIRASIVQSVRAHHGALRSFVVCQNEYNVFTVGVGPGFKGNIQKWDLSRVDCMSSYNGHDEVVNDIFDLASSGRVASCDGIVHIWNGQTGRLISMFSERSLASSTQLAERYEDNMLHFNPLPMLSSAFHGNSYTTMDFLGFCDRLIVGTGNGSLRFIDVNQGQKLHLWRSESVDSGFPPLISSICSSSSNRMSPEESMAFSSWIAAASSTGQCRLFDLRSGKIISSWQAHDGYVTEVWTGMSIQMLKR